A single Arachnia propionica DNA region contains:
- a CDS encoding SMI1/KNR4 family protein, giving the protein MMTGGITPRRTGFFDGFDMTGFWSDFCDEDWNEPAPSDETIAEVETALGFRLPDAWVEFARMHNGGDVERNCFPTNQPTTWAEDHIAITSIRPIGRTAAASLLGSWGHRAVIEEAGYPELGPVLADCPSGGHDLVMLDHSECGPTGEPRVVHVDQEVGYRVTVLAPDFATFIKGLVSGEEFEPGEDV; this is encoded by the coding sequence ATGATGACCGGAGGTATCACGCCACGTCGCACGGGATTCTTCGACGGCTTCGACATGACGGGGTTCTGGAGCGACTTCTGTGACGAGGACTGGAACGAACCCGCACCCAGCGACGAAACCATCGCGGAGGTGGAGACCGCCCTGGGGTTCCGGCTCCCCGACGCCTGGGTGGAGTTCGCCCGGATGCACAACGGAGGCGACGTGGAGCGCAACTGTTTCCCGACGAACCAGCCGACCACCTGGGCCGAGGACCACATCGCCATCACCAGCATCCGCCCCATCGGCAGGACGGCAGCCGCTTCGCTGCTCGGCAGCTGGGGGCACCGGGCCGTGATCGAGGAGGCGGGGTATCCCGAACTGGGCCCGGTGCTGGCCGACTGCCCCAGCGGTGGCCACGACCTGGTGATGCTGGACCATTCGGAATGCGGACCCACCGGTGAGCCGCGCGTGGTGCACGTCGACCAGGAGGTGGGATACCGGGTCACGGTCCTGGCCCCGGACTTCGCCACCTTCATCAAGGGGCTCGTCAGCGGGGAGGAGTTCGAGCCCGGGGAAGACGTCTGA